From Chryseobacterium sp. H1D6B, a single genomic window includes:
- the dacB gene encoding D-alanyl-D-alanine carboxypeptidase/D-alanyl-D-alanine-endopeptidase — MINFRKYISGITVLASGFFLAQSTVSTVLYSQAYDNQKNSLNLPSPITSTVEKTVLSAKELVDISVNTMMSDPVLKNANWGFVVYDPKTKKVISSYNENTPLVPASTTKLLTTETALNLLGENYRWMTQLEYSGNIDENGVLNGNLYIVGSGDPSLGTNKAGAWSYRDIVSDFISGMSREGIKKVNGDIIIQTALFKGNISRLPENVVWLENNNYYLPVGTTREINPANEKLIVKKGSSFAADKKYFYVSPYANQMVYADSYDGVGVLTTKLPDAPSYLANTFRATMVKSGLAVTGKVTPRITDTAPESRKLIAAYKSPTLGDIIFYTNQHSDNSLAEALLKTVGFQKLGDQTSESGRIVVNSHLKDVSFDINGLNYIDGSGLSRSNTVTPISQVKFLTSLMDEKYYKTYLTSLPVGGQSGTLKRMFIGAGNGQIFAKTGTLNKVKALAGYMKTNTGRTLVFSFLVNNYSGSVDQVKARMERILQPALDL, encoded by the coding sequence ATGATAAATTTCAGAAAATATATTTCAGGTATCACGGTATTGGCTTCTGGTTTTTTCCTTGCTCAATCTACCGTTTCTACCGTTCTTTATTCACAGGCTTACGATAATCAGAAAAATAGTTTAAACTTACCTTCTCCTATCACTTCTACTGTGGAGAAAACTGTTTTGTCAGCTAAAGAACTTGTAGATATTAGTGTAAACACAATGATGTCCGATCCAGTGCTTAAAAATGCAAACTGGGGATTCGTAGTGTATGACCCGAAAACGAAGAAAGTAATTTCTTCGTACAATGAAAATACTCCTTTAGTACCAGCTTCTACAACGAAATTATTAACTACGGAAACAGCTTTGAACCTGTTAGGCGAAAATTACCGTTGGATGACCCAGCTGGAATATTCAGGGAATATCGATGAAAATGGAGTTTTAAACGGTAATCTTTATATTGTAGGAAGCGGAGACCCTTCACTGGGAACCAATAAAGCGGGAGCCTGGTCTTACAGAGATATCGTTTCAGATTTTATCAGCGGAATGTCCCGCGAAGGAATTAAAAAAGTAAATGGTGATATTATTATTCAAACAGCACTTTTCAAAGGGAATATTTCAAGACTTCCTGAAAATGTGGTCTGGCTGGAAAATAATAATTACTATCTGCCGGTAGGAACAACCCGCGAAATCAATCCTGCAAATGAAAAATTGATCGTAAAAAAAGGAAGCAGTTTTGCAGCAGATAAGAAATATTTTTATGTTTCTCCGTATGCAAACCAAATGGTGTATGCTGACAGCTATGACGGTGTAGGAGTTTTGACAACTAAATTACCAGATGCACCTTCTTATTTAGCAAATACTTTCAGAGCAACGATGGTAAAAAGCGGATTAGCGGTTACAGGAAAAGTAACTCCTAGAATTACAGATACTGCTCCAGAAAGCAGAAAACTGATCGCTGCCTATAAATCTCCTACTTTAGGTGATATTATTTTTTACACGAATCAGCACAGTGATAATTCGTTAGCAGAAGCTCTTTTAAAGACGGTAGGTTTCCAAAAATTAGGAGATCAGACTTCAGAATCGGGCAGAATCGTAGTAAACAGTCACTTAAAAGATGTTTCATTTGACATCAATGGATTAAATTATATTGACGGAAGCGGTCTTTCAAGAAGCAATACGGTAACGCCTATTTCTCAAGTGAAGTTCCTTACTTCTTTGATGGATGAGAAATATTATAAAACATATCTTACTTCCTTGCCTGTCGGAGGACAGTCAGGAACTTTAAAAAGAATGTTTATCGGAGCTGGAAACGGACAGATATTTGCTAAAACAGGAACCTTAAATAAGGTAAAAGCATTAGCAGGGTATATGAAAACTAATACAGGACGTACTTTGGTATTTTCATTTTT